The DNA window caaaagttacagattggaccctgtgttttgttaaatgacaaaatggaccctatattttctaaaatagtaaaaataggaccctgagctcaatttttgacaactttttttttttaatacaaccaacttgaagacaatactTAAtaagaacagatacaaaaaatgtaaacagttttgtcatagcacttttagatcggattaaaattaaactttattttgacaaaaaattaattcagggtcctatttgtactattttagaaaataaagggtccattttgtcatttaacaaaacacagggtccaattggtaacttttgtaaaatagagggtctaaaatagtatttacccaaaaataatctctattttattataaaaaaattaagtcacAATTTagtttgggccagttataaataaaaataatctctaaattgtaattggCTATACATTTTTTAAATCTTGCATTAAGAAAGTATacatctatataagaataattatatttattctatataaaatgtggctatataacgaaattcttggtttaacggtatttttttagttttctaCGTTAATTTCAACAAAATATCCTAATTacttaacataatatttttttttattaattttataatattattatatatatttaaaaataaaaataatataaatattttatataaaatttttttattttactatatatttaaaaataaaaattatatctatatataattacatatatatacaatatatatttaaactataatttcacgataaattttttattttacaattaattaaggatattgttaaaaaaattattaatgatatgtatatatactttTTATAATTTGTACACTTTATTATAATTACACTCTTCCAATTACAAATTAAGAATGTTTCtatcactattattattatttttttaaaatatatgtttcgacataatatataaaatttattttaaaagtgattaaTCCTCTAATCAAATTCAgattttgttaaaatattttctaatataatcTTTATATATAGAGATCAATATAAAATACGTATAACAATGAAATTCATTCTTTTATTGTACATATAAAATACGTATATAATCACATTTGAAGAACACATCAGTGTAACCgcaatagttaaaaaaaattctcaaagaTTAAAATCTCAAAtcctatttcaaaaattaaaaaataaaaatacattacttaattaacaaaaaattgAACATACATGTATTGCACTTAACATCACTTAATTAAACCTAATTAACAAAAGAATTAATTatacgtgcattgcacgtaGCATCAACTTAGTCTTAGTAAaatgtatacatataatttaaaaatttatttatgtaaattaataattttattccaaaTTGTAATACAttgataattattattatatttactcaaaaataattttagtattAAGGATTGTTtattattaggctaattagcaattttttcccccgaactttgacatgtactaaatcatgtcccctgaacttttttggccgtttaaaattccccctgaactattgagattgttaaatttaaggacttttgcctaatttcatctaattttactgtttcaggtactaaatcatgctccccagactttgatatctatcaaatcatgcccctcaaacttttatatgtattaaatcatgctccctgaactttcatccatgttaaattttttactaaaattaaataaaagtccttaaatttaacaatcttaatagttcaagggaaatttttaacggccaaaaaagttcagggggcatgatttagtacatgtcaaagtttggggggaaaaattactaattaacctATATATTGCTGTTACAATGATATTTTTtggtgttttaatttttttttttctaatgtaaCTTTATTTATAACTTCTCAATTAGAATACAATTTAATTGAACCCAAATATattcttaaataaatattttactgtATATATTGTAGTTGCACATTATATTTTTGGTTCAAAATAGTACTAACCATAGAGAGAAAAATGTTGACTTTAACATCAATTATGATGCTGGTTGGAGACTTGGCCTAACCGTTATTGTATTAGTGTTTTGTAACATTATAAAGATGAATTTGTTTAACCCACTAGTTTTTTAAGATTTCTACTTCGATTTTAAGAATTTTAGTGGTAGTCACACTTTCATAAAGTAACCGTTTAAGTAGTTAACATTTTctgttttataataataattattaatttaaaatagataaaattctAACAAAGTCTGAAACACACTTTAATTATTTCTTATTTGTTCTATAATAATACTTGATTCACTTTATGTATGTATACTCATGCTGAAATGTCTTGTATGTAAGAAGACATATAGAAGGAACATTTTACTTTAGCAGCTGTATGTTGAAAGTGGTACCATATTCCATATCAATCCTCCCAAGCATGGAACTCATTCTAAACCAGACACATAATTATAAGCTGTAAAGCAGCTTTAATAACTAGCTATCTTTATCTTTTGGAATGAATATATATGCTAACTTATCATTTGCTTGATTTACAATCATTATAGTTGTCTCCTCAGATTTTATTCTCAAACAAGAATAAGTTAATACTCAATAAAGAAAAAGTTAGCATTTTCTTTTCGTTGCATGcatgcatgtatatattttgactGTGAAATGAGTTAAGATCAGAGATTTCATCATGTCTAATCCTAAAAACTCTGCCAACCCAccaacaaaaacagaaaaagaTGTTTCACCAAAAATCTTGATTGATATCGTTAGGGAATTGAAAAATTATGTCGAAACAGAGGCTCATACCCTTGTTCACAGCCAAAAAGAAATTGATGATACACTACAGAGCGGCGACCAAGAAGATCAGCACAAAGAAAGTAGCACCATCACCACCGGGTCTGATCCGAAAAAGGTATCATCTTCATGGTGTGACTGTGTTCGAAAGCATAAACCAGCAGATGGAGAAGGAAGTAAGGCAAAAGCAGATAAATCAGGTGGGGAAGGTAGCACCAGACGCGGTTGTGGTAGCACCAGACGCGGTGGTGGTGGTATCGTCAACAGAGATCCAGATGAACAGATTAAAAAGATGGAGATCAATCTTGAACAAATGGCGAATTACTTGTCTAATCTGGAAAACTACGAGAAAGATTTCAAGAAAAAGATTGAAGATCATCAAAATCGCATCGAGcttctttttaaaaatatcaaggaGATGAAAGATGAGTCTTCCAAAGATAATAATGATGATgagaataaatataaatattctaTTGGCAACAAGCTGTGGGACATAAACAAGGAGATAACAAAGTTGAAGCACCGAATTCCTTCTTCGTTCCAAAATACTACTGATCATCAGGATGAATCTCAGAAGAAGACGGAGGAGACAACAACCGGCCCTAATACTCAAATTGCTGTCGATGAACTCCTGAGCTTATACACCAGCAAAAGCTTTACACAAAGCTCTTTGCATGAGGAAATAGAAAGGATTTATAATGGCGATGATTTAGAAGAAAATGAGAAGAAGTGCTTGTTGTGTTTTGCAGTGTTTACTGAGAACGAGGAGCTGACTAAGAGGATGCTGACGTATTGGTGGGCAGGAGAGGGATACATACAAGATGATCCAAATAAGATGATATTCATTGAAGAAGCTGCTGGGAAAATCCTTGCTAAATTCACTGAGAAACACTTGATTGAACCAGTGTTTAGGAAGCGATGGTCCATTGCTAAAAGCTACAAGATGCAGCCTATCATTCGGTCTGTTATTGTTCAACTCGCGGCCAAGGAAAACTTCTTTGCTTACGATGATGATAGGAACCTCAAGGCGAGATCCCCCAATTGCAAAAGGATTTGTTTGGTGAAACAGATAATAATTGACGATCAAAAGGATGAGAAGGATGCTGCAGCTACCTCTAAACCGCAACCAGACCAGCCTCCAACAAACCCGAAAGACGAGAAAGATGATGACAAAGATATGTCTGCAGCAAATGTGCAACCACAACAGCCTCCAAGGCCGAAAGATGAGAAAGATGATGAGAAGAATATCCCTGCAGCTTCCAACTCTTCGAATGCAAATGCCCAACCACAACAGCCTCAAAAACCGAAAGATGAGAAAGATGATAAGAAGGATGCAAAGAATGAGAATTATTCGAAAGAATGGGAAACTAATCTGGAGACAATATTCAACGTGGACGAGCCATTTCCTGATCTTCGATTAGAATGGCTAGCTAAAGGCAGAGATAAGAAATGTCCTACTGAAGATGAAAAACGTGTCCAAGTAGAAGAATGGTTATCGAAAATGAAAGCTCTCAAAGTTCTTTACTTGGGCACATGGCGAGCTTCGGGTAAGCATCATATCGAAGTAGATAATATTGAATTCTTGAAGGCTTTGAAGAGTATGTCGTGTTTAAGGCTTCTTAGTCTTCAGGGCATCTCTAGAATCATTGAGCTAAAAGATTCGATGAAAGGGCTTACTAAATTGACAGTCTTAGATCTCAAAGCTTGTCATAATCTAGAGGAGCTTCCCAAAGAAATATCATATCTTCAAAGCTTAACTCACTTGGATGTATCTGATTGTTACATGATAGATCACATGCCTAGAGAGTTAAGTAAGTTGACCAATCTCCAAGTTTTGAAGGGGTTCGTAATTGGGAAGGACAAGAATCAGAGTAAGAAGTTTTGTGCTTTTGAGAATTTGGATAAGATGAAGAAGCTGAGGACATTGAGTCTTTTCATAAGTAGGAAAGATTTCCCGTCTGCAAAAGATTTGAAGACTTTTGGATGTCTTGAAGGGCTTAAGAGGTTGACTTTGTCATGGGGAGCAGATAATAATGCAACTAGTGGTACTGATTCTACTGcttcaaagaaaaagaaagggacTAATACTGAAACTGCTTCTCCTTTTAGCCATCTTGAGAAGTTGGATTTACAATGTTACCCTCATGAGACTACTCCTAATTGGTTGAAGCCTGAGAAATTGGGTAACTTGAAGAAGCTCTACATTAGAGGAGGAAAACTCGGAGGTGATCTTTGGTACTCGAACTCCAAGAATGATGGGAATAATGAGAGCTTATTGAAGAACACGTGGTCCGTTGAAACGCTGCGTTTGAAGTTCTTGGCTGGATTGAAGTTGGATTGGGAAGAAATGAAAGAGTTCTTTCCCAAGTTGTGCTACTTGGAGAAAATTGATTGCCCTTTAGTCACTATGTGCCCTTGTGATGCCGATGGAGTTTGGGTTTCTGGAGATGGTGATAATCAGCAGCCTCAgcaatcaaaataagtattcaAGAAGAGTTTTAATCAATAATTAaggtaattaatttttaaatttcttttgtaACTTTATATTTCAATAATTGTATCCCTTTCATTGTTGTATTTGATGGCACATCATAAATAAattgatatatattaatttattatttagtaaCAACAATTAACAACTACTTGCAGTTGCATGCTCAATGTTTGGTAGATTTTTCCTCATCATTTTTTTGGCTGTCATTAATGGATTTTGAGTAGACCTGGTCATATTTCTTCTTCTCAGCGTTGAGTGTCTTAATGTTCTGACTCATAGTATCAGCCATCAATTTCGCGGCCAAAGGAATCCCATTACACCTACTTATAAGCGTCTTTTCTATCACTTTCTTCACATCAATATTTTTACCACTTAATATTATCTCATCGTAACATTTCTTTTTAAGGTCTTTTTCAACTACCTTTTCCCAATCGAACTCCTCTGTTGTTACTCCACCATACCATTTTTTAACGTCCTCCGTAACGGCGTCTTTAAATATCATCCACAAGCTTTGAGGGTCCGATAACGGCAGAAGACGGTGAAGGTATTGCTCTTTAAGCTTAGCCATCTCCTTCACTATGTTCTCTTCCCTACTAGTCACCATTATGGTTCCTTTGTAACCTTGTGGCAATTCAGACACAAGATCACAAGCGTCCTTAACAGGAAATGACGTTAGATCGTCGAGAACAATTAGATACCTCTTTCCTATTAGTTGGAGTCGAAGAAGATAGAGAAGCCCTTTTAGTAATTCCTCAGAATTATTAGTTGATATCAAGTTGTATGTATCGATATCAACTCCAACACTCTCCAACATTTTCTTCATTGTCGTTTCCTTAGGTTGTTCGTCGTTTTTGATAACCGGAGTTGAGTCCGGGCCACACTCAACGCCctgaaatgaaattattagtagatttat is part of the Cannabis sativa cultivar Pink pepper isolate KNU-18-1 chromosome 5, ASM2916894v1, whole genome shotgun sequence genome and encodes:
- the LOC115716996 gene encoding uncharacterized protein LOC115716996, encoding MSNPKNSANPPTKTEKDVSPKILIDIVRELKNYVETEAHTLVHSQKEIDDTLQSGDQEDQHKESSTITTGSDPKKVSSSWCDCVRKHKPADGEGSKAKADKSGGEGSTRRGCGSTRRGGGGIVNRDPDEQIKKMEINLEQMANYLSNLENYEKDFKKKIEDHQNRIELLFKNIKEMKDESSKDNNDDENKYKYSIGNKLWDINKEITKLKHRIPSSFQNTTDHQDESQKKTEETTTGPNTQIAVDELLSLYTSKSFTQSSLHEEIERIYNGDDLEENEKKCLLCFAVFTENEELTKRMLTYWWAGEGYIQDDPNKMIFIEEAAGKILAKFTEKHLIEPVFRKRWSIAKSYKMQPIIRSVIVQLAAKENFFAYDDDRNLKARSPNCKRICLVKQIIIDDQKDEKDAAATSKPQPDQPPTNPKDEKDDDKDMSAANVQPQQPPRPKDEKDDEKNIPAASNSSNANAQPQQPQKPKDEKDDKKDAKNENYSKEWETNLETIFNVDEPFPDLRLEWLAKGRDKKCPTEDEKRVQVEEWLSKMKALKVLYLGTWRASGKHHIEVDNIEFLKALKSMSCLRLLSLQGISRIIELKDSMKGLTKLTVLDLKACHNLEELPKEISYLQSLTHLDVSDCYMIDHMPRELSKLTNLQVLKGFVIGKDKNQSKKFCAFENLDKMKKLRTLSLFISRKDFPSAKDLKTFGCLEGLKRLTLSWGADNNATSGTDSTASKKKKGTNTETASPFSHLEKLDLQCYPHETTPNWLKPEKLGNLKKLYIRGGKLGGDLWYSNSKNDGNNESLLKNTWSVETLRLKFLAGLKLDWEEMKEFFPKLCYLEKIDCPLVTMCPCDADGVWVSGDGDNQQPQQSK
- the LOC115716997 gene encoding probable disease resistance protein At4g19060; the encoded protein is MFPAVLIKSIIKLKRKGVTGKTKTNSHPETEGNSKIGSENVQSHGNKEKYDVEIEWTPQLQDSLMVRGLENDILAMNEIFERLEINNDNRLKVVGIVGERGVGKTRLCQEYFNVLGTPDVKCEKLFVPRIWVSVRGVECGPDSTPVIKNDEQPKETTMKKMLESVGVDIDTYNLISTNNSEELLKGLLYLLRLQLIGKRYLIVLDDLTSFPVKDACDLVSELPQGYKGTIMVTSREENIVKEMAKLKEQYLHRLLPLSDPQSLWMIFKDAVTEDVKKWYGGVTTEEFDWEKVVEKDLKKKCYDEIILSGKNIDVKKVIEKTLISRCNGIPLAAKLMADTMSQNIKTLNAEKKKYDQVYSKSINDSQKNDEEKSTKH